The Thomasclavelia ramosa DSM 1402 genome includes a region encoding these proteins:
- a CDS encoding LytTR family DNA-binding domain-containing protein, with the protein MKKIGLMVVDNSVIKQLKELIIKNIDSEYRIIEIHDKEMLFTKKMDFCIIEDSFDNQGINYAKTLIENNNDMLVLIISKDGSTIFDAVGINISSYLRYQDIKAKFVPAIQDIIDYLDKRKLLLFKSDQGIVNTQTNDIVYFEYLNRMTYLNTLDKTYRIFIQNFEYLQKMLPKTFFKISRSAIINIFRLITLNSENVIMKNYENKDIAISRRRYQDLLVVLKKHAISFTERKLKK; encoded by the coding sequence ATGAAAAAAATTGGATTAATGGTTGTTGATAATAGTGTGATCAAACAATTAAAGGAACTAATCATTAAAAATATTGACAGTGAATATCGTATCATTGAGATTCATGATAAGGAAATGTTATTTACAAAAAAAATGGATTTCTGTATTATTGAAGATTCTTTTGATAATCAAGGAATCAATTATGCTAAAACATTAATTGAAAATAATAATGATATGCTTGTACTAATTATCTCAAAAGACGGTTCAACTATTTTCGATGCAGTAGGTATTAATATTTCCAGCTATCTGCGCTATCAAGATATTAAAGCGAAATTTGTTCCAGCAATTCAAGATATCATCGATTATCTTGATAAACGAAAATTACTACTATTTAAAAGTGATCAGGGCATCGTCAATACCCAAACAAATGATATTGTTTATTTTGAATATTTAAATCGCATGACATATCTAAACACATTAGACAAAACATATCGCATTTTTATTCAAAACTTTGAATATCTACAAAAAATGCTTCCAAAAACCTTTTTTAAAATCTCACGTTCAGCAATTATCAATATCTTTAGATTAATTACTTTAAACAGTGAAAATGTAATTATGAAAAACTACGAAAATAAAGATATTGCTATTTCAAGAAGAAGATATCAAGATTTACTTGTAGTGTTAAAAAAACATGCTATTTCTTTTACAGAAAGGAAACTAAAAA